The following are from one region of the Salmo salar chromosome ssa27, Ssal_v3.1, whole genome shotgun sequence genome:
- the LOC106589114 gene encoding melanocortin receptor 5 produces MNPMEEMTTMSLPMWALFTNSSQLYYNPNTTVAPNFLTKPKACEQLNIATEVFLILGIISLLENILVIYAIIKNKNLHSPMYFFVCSLAVADMLVSVSNAWETIIIYLLTNRQLIVDDHFIRQMDNVFDSMICISVVASMCSLLAIAVDRYVTIFYALRYHSIMTHRRAVLIIGAIWTFCTGCGIVFIMYSDTTPVIICLVSMFFTMLVLMASLYSHMFMLARSHVKRIAALPGYNSIHQRASMKGAITLTILLGIFIVCWAPFFLHLILMISCPGNLYCVCFMSHFNMYLILIMCNSVIDPLIYAFRSQEMRKTFKEIICCYSLRNVFECLPVCYKPGVA; encoded by the coding sequence ATGAACCCTATGGAGGAAATGACGACCATGTCTCTGCCGATGTGGGCTCTGTTCACCAACTCCAGCCAGCTGTACTACAACCCCAACACCACTGTGGCCCCTAATTTCCTCACCAAACCCAAGGCCTGTGAGCAGCTCAACATTGCCACAGAGGTCTTCCTCATCCTGGGTATTATCAGTTTGTTGGAGAACATCCTGGTCATCTACGCCATCATCAAGAACAAGAACCTCCACTCCCCCATGTACTTCTTTGTGTGTTCCCTGGCTGTGGCCGACATGCTGGTCAGCGTCTCCAACGCCTGGGAGACCATCATCATCTACCTGCTGACCAACCGGCAGCTCATTGTGGACGACCATTTTATTCGTCAGATGGACAACGTCTTTGACTCCATGATCTGTATATCAGTGGTGGCGTCTATGTGTTCTCTCCTGGCCATCGCTGTAGACCGGTATGTGACCATCTTCTACGCTCTGCGTTACCACAGCATCATGACCCATAGAAGGGCCGTTCTCATCATCGGAGCCATCTGGACCTTCTGCACGGGCTGCGGCATCGTCTTTATCATGTATTCCGACACCACCCCTGTTATCATTTGCTTGGTATCCATGTTCTTCACCATGCTGGTGCTCATGGCCTCGCTGTACAGCCACATGTTCATGCTGGCTCGCTCGCACGTCAAGCGCATCGCGGCTCTGCCAGGGTACAACTCCATCCACCAGAGGGCCAGCATGAAGGGAGCCATCACTCTCACAATCCTCCTGGGCATCTTCATCGTCTGCTGGGCACCCTTCTTCCTCCACCTTATCCTGATGATCTCCTGCCCCGGGAACCTATATTGTGTGTGCTTCATGTCTCACTTCAACatgtacctcatcctcatcatgtgtaactctgtgattGACCCTCTGATCTACGCCTTCAGGAGTCAGGAGATGAGGAAAACCTTTAAGGAGATTATCTGTTGCTACAGCCTGAGGAACGTGTTTGAGTGTCTCCCTGTGTGCTATAAACCTGGAGTGGCATAG